AACAATAATCCCCTTCTTCTCACCATTATATTTTCGCCATGCAACATAAAATAATGTAAACATAATCATACTACCGATCATTACACTTAGCCATATGAGGGAAGATTGTGCAATAAGTTCTTCTTCATCAAATAGTGCCATAATCGCTAATTCAAGCCTATGTACTTCTTCCAAAGTAACTTGTCCACCAGTTCGTATTGCAACATCAATATCTGCTAATGATTGATTGACAACGAGCAATTGTTCCTGAGAACGATCAATGACAAGGCTAGGATAAATGAGGGCATATGTTTCACGAAACTCATCATACGAACTTCGAAACCCTGATTGGTTGTTATTAGAGGCTTCTTTTAGGTCTTGAAAAGTTGTCGTAATCGATTGCTCCAACTCCGTCCACAATGGTTGATGCGTACTTTTAACTGCATCTAAAGCTAACCGAAATTGTAAAATATATTTCACACGTTTTTCTTGTGAAAGATCATTCGCTATAAGTGCATGACGAGCCTCTTGATAACTCGTGTTTAAAACTTGGATTTGCTCTGTTTCTAATGACTTATCTGAAAATTGTAATTGCAGAAATTCACCAGAAAATTGTTCCATATATTTAATAGCTAAATCATAATCACCTTGTTTTGTTAACTGTAATGCACGCTCGACCTTTTTTTCAACATCACTCCACTGGTCTGCACTTACTTCATATGTATGTATAAAGAACAACGTAAAGAAAAAAATAATGATCATCTTCCATTGCATAACTTGTCCCTCCCTCAATTTCTATTACAATTTATGAGGGAATTTGAAAGATTAGACCAATTTAATATACTTTAGATGGTGCCTCTAATTGAAATGATTGGTTTTTCACACCAAAACGATAGGCGAGATAGATCGACAATAAACTTAACCAAAATGTAAAATAACCTATTTGATTACTATAATCAGCCAAAACATGATAACGAGGCATTTGTCCGAATACGTAGTCAATTACATCATTGTGTAATGTCCATATCGCTCCAATGACAAGATGTGAAATCTTCATACGATAATATGGTGAATAAAGTAATCCTTGAACCGCCATAGCAAAATGAGATGCTATTAACATATAACCTTGCCAACCAAGTTCACCCGTTACAATTAGGACTAGTAAGTTCATAACTACTGCCCAAATTCCATATTTAAAAAGCGTAATAATCGCTAATGACTCTAATAATGGCCAATTCTTTTTTAACAGAAATGCTATGAGAACAAATACAAAAAATAAGCTTGCAGTTGGACTATCAGGTACAAAAATTAAAAAATGTGCTGGAGTATCTTTCAATTGCCAACCATACCATATATATCCATAAATTGTTCCAATAATGTTAACTATGAGTAAACCACTCATAATCGATCGTTGTCCTAATATTTGGATAATTAATTTCATTGTTTCCCCTCACTTTCCTTCTGTTAAAGAAACACTTTTATGTTAGTCATATCCATGTTTCTCATTCATTAGACATAGAAGAAAAAGCTGACTACGAGAGTCAGCTTTTTTATGAAATATTATTCAAGAGTAGAAATAAATTCTGCAAGCTTTTGTAGCTCTTCATCAGTTCCATTAAATTGGCCAGCAGGCATATTACCTTGACCATTAATAACGATGTTTTTAACATCATCAGGTGTTAAACCAGTACCTACTAAGCCAGGCGCAGCAGGTCCACCAGCTAAAGTTTCACCGTGACAATTAATACAGCTTTGTGTTGCATATATCTGATAACCTTCAGACTCTTTATCAATTTCTGCTTCTGCAACAATTGCACCTTGCTTAGCTGCAGCTTCCCAGTCATGGTTCACAACAGATTCCCAAGTAAGGAAAATTGTAGCTGCTACACCTAATAGCATTAAACTAACAGCAATCGGACGTCTTGTTGGACGACGCTCTGGACCATTATCTAACCACGGGGCTAGTAGTAATGCACCAAACGCTAATCCCGGCATAATTAATGCCCCCATCACTGTGTATGGACCAGATGCAAATTCATACTTTAACAATTGGTATAAGAATAAGAAATACCAGTCTGGCAGTGGAATATAGCCTGCATCTGTTGGATCTGCCATACGTTCAAGCGGTGATGGATGAGCAACAGTCAAACTTAAATAACCAACTAAGAAGACAGCACCTACCATCCACTCTTTTAACAAGAAGTTTGGCCAGAACGCTTCAGTTTTACCTGGATATTCTGAGTAATCTTTCGGGATATTCGGCTTCTTTTCAGCTGAAACACGTGAATCCCCTACAAATTTCATACCTTTCCCGCGATGCATTTTCTTCCCTCCTTTGAACAAAAACGCTTTCTTATAGTGGTCCTGATATACCTTGTTTTCGGATCATTAAGAAGTGAGCTGCCATAAGTCCGAATAACGCCGCAGGCAGGAAGAATACATGAATCGCAAAGAAACGAGTCAATGTTTGCGCACCGACGATTTCAGGATCACCAGCAAGTAATGTTTTTACTGCGGTACCAATAACCGGTGTCGCTTCT
The sequence above is a segment of the Bacillus solimangrovi genome. Coding sequences within it:
- a CDS encoding sporulation protein YpjB, with translation MQWKMIIIFFFTLFFIHTYEVSADQWSDVEKKVERALQLTKQGDYDLAIKYMEQFSGEFLQLQFSDKSLETEQIQVLNTSYQEARHALIANDLSQEKRVKYILQFRLALDAVKSTHQPLWTELEQSITTTFQDLKEASNNNQSGFRSSYDEFRETYALIYPSLVIDRSQEQLLVVNQSLADIDVAIRTGGQVTLEEVHRLELAIMALFDEEELIAQSSLIWLSVMIGSMIMFTLFYVAWRKYNGEKKGIIV
- a CDS encoding DUF1405 domain-containing protein, whose product is MKLIIQILGQRSIMSGLLIVNIIGTIYGYIWYGWQLKDTPAHFLIFVPDSPTASLFFVFVLIAFLLKKNWPLLESLAIITLFKYGIWAVVMNLLVLIVTGELGWQGYMLIASHFAMAVQGLLYSPYYRMKISHLVIGAIWTLHNDVIDYVFGQMPRYHVLADYSNQIGYFTFWLSLLSIYLAYRFGVKNQSFQLEAPSKVY
- a CDS encoding menaquinol-cytochrome c reductase cytochrome b/c subunit, whose amino-acid sequence is MHRGKGMKFVGDSRVSAEKKPNIPKDYSEYPGKTEAFWPNFLLKEWMVGAVFLVGYLSLTVAHPSPLERMADPTDAGYIPLPDWYFLFLYQLLKYEFASGPYTVMGALIMPGLAFGALLLAPWLDNGPERRPTRRPIAVSLMLLGVAATIFLTWESVVNHDWEAAAKQGAIVAEAEIDKESEGYQIYATQSCINCHGETLAGGPAAPGLVGTGLTPDDVKNIVINGQGNMPAGQFNGTDEELQKLAEFISTLE